A portion of the Fulvia fulva chromosome 1, complete sequence genome contains these proteins:
- a CDS encoding Cytochrome P450 monooxygenase yields the protein MIAIPLLVGWLCLLLAAALMALRKTRRNLPPGPRRLPIIGNLLDMPPAGGRNWEHYAKQNELHGPISSLTAFGTTVILLHDFELAQQFLEKRAVVVSGRPRPFFLTEMCGWVSNMGFMGYNQRLRAMRRHMYSNLGTQAAMVKYGDMQDIETRRFLLRWSNDPARFLDHIKSEAAGIMLKSIYGYTLNLEGTDPIITIVEVAIADALIAGQPGAWLVDFVPALRYLPDWFPGTDFKQVAKEITTTMRDHSGKPWEVVKHQMAKGTYDSSFVSRLHEQAGGELTGEDAEVAKWAANGLYGGGADTTVSSIMAFFLLMTHHPEAQQRAQDEIDRTVGQDRLPGLEDRGHLPYTEAIVSEVLRFHTPAPEGLPHATTEDCELERYFIPKDAVVIPNVWLFAHDLATYRDPFNFNPDRFLGNHPELDPRAFIFGFGRRICPGQLLANSNLFLTLSRTLAAFNIGKPVDSGGHEYTPPLDFEHGFISHPVPFEARITPRTERYREMILEVERTHPIGKGSSEDMEALKEW from the exons ATGATCGCAATTCCATTGCTGGTCGGCTGGCTGTGCCTTTTGCTGGCCGCAGCGCTCATGGCATTGAGAAAGACTCGCCGAAACTTACCGCCAGGACCAAGGCGACTACCCATCATTGGAAACCTCCTGGACATGCCACCAGCTGGCGGGCGCAATTGGGAGCACTATGCCAAGCAGAACGAGCTACACG GACCAATATCATCCCTTACCGCATTTGGTACCACTGTCATTCTCTTGCATGATTTTGAGCTTGCACAGCAATTCCTGGAAAAGAGGGCAGTCGTAGTCTCGGGCAGACCACGACCATTCTTTCTGACAGAGAT GTGCGGTTGGGTTAGCAACATGGGCTTCATGGGCTACAACCAACGTCTGCGTGCAATGCGGAGGCACATGTACTCCAACCTTGGCACGCAGGCGGCGATGGTCAAGTATGGTGATATGCAAGATATCGAAACCCGACGGTTTCTGTTGCGTTGGTCGAATGATCCTGCGAGGTTCTTGGACCATATCAAGAG CGAGGCTGCTGGGATAATGCTGAAGAGCATCTATGGCTACACGCTCAACTTGGAAGGCACAGATCCCATCATCACGATCGTAGAGGTGGCCATTGCGGACGCTTTGATAGCTGGCCAGCCCGGAGCATGGCTGGTAGATTTCGTTCCAGCGT TACGCTACCTGCCCGACTGGTTTCCTGGCACAGACTTCAAGCAAGTCGCTAAAGAGATCACCACAACAATGCGAGACCACTCAGGAAAGCCCTGGGAGGTTGTCAAGCACCAAATGGCAAAGGGGACCTACGATTCATCCTTTGTCTCGCGCCTACACGAGCAGGCAGGTGGTGAACTGACCGGTGAAGATGCTGAAGTAGCAAAGTGGGCAGCGAATGGACTTTACGGTGGCGGTGCCGATACT ACTGTCTCATCTATCATGGCGTTCTTTCTACTCATGACGCATCACCCTGAGGCTCAACAACGGGCACAGGACGAGATTGATCGCACCGTTGGCCAGGATCGTCTCCCAGGTCTAGAGGATCGTGGCCATCTGCCGTATACAGAAGCGATCGTCAGTGAAGTCCTACGCTTCCATACCCCAGCACCAGAGGGTTTGCCTCATGCTACTACTGAAGATTGTGAGCTTGAGCGATACTTCATACCGAAAGATGCTGTAGTCATTCCCAACGTGTG GCTGTTTGCCCATGATCTAGCAACATACCGCGACCCTTTTAACTTCAACCCGGACCGCTTCCTGGGCAACCACCCCGAGCTCGACCCGCGAGCGTTCATCTTTGGGTTTGGCCGCCGTATCTGTCCAGGTCAACTGCTCGCCAACTCGAATCTGTTCTTAACACTCTCGCGCACTCTCGCTGCTTTCAACATTGGCAAGCCAGTAGACAGCGGTGGTCATGAGTATACACCACCGCTGGACTTCGAGCATGGCTTCATCAGCCACCCTGTACCGTTCGAGGCTCGTATTACGCCTAGAACCGAGAGGTACCGAGAAATGATATTGGAAGTTGAGAGAACACATCCAATTGGTAAAGGGAGTTCTGAGGATATGGAAGCTCTGAAGGAGTGGTAG
- a CDS encoding Fusaristatin A biosynthesis cluster protein: MLARHVGFLRAFPPAVRSYSAMAGGNAYVKRLNFFKVPKEEDIDAVLNEYETLRKNAMQDGKPYIVSNVARRILNTSSPLSEGYTIVSQSIFKDHKDHDFYDKDCSAHQVLKKTTSKVRTGVMTVVSEGHWPEPTL, from the exons ATGTTGGCCAGACATGTCGGCTTCCTCCGGGCCTTCCCGCCTGCCGTCAGGTCATACTCGGCCATGGCAGGAGGCAACGCCTATGTGAAGAGGCTCAACTTTTTCAAGGTCCCGAAAGAGGAGGACATTGATGCTGTGCTCAACGAGTATGAAACCCTGAGGAAGAATGCTATGCAG GATGGCAAACCTTACATTGTGTCCAATGTCGCAAGACGGATACTGAATACATCTTCGCCACTCAGTGAAGGCTATACGATTGTGTCGCAGTCCATCTTCAAGGATCACAAAGACCATGACTTTTACGACAAGGACTGCTCTGCACACCAGGTGCTCAAG AAAACTACGAGCAAAGTACGCACTGGTGTTATGACAGTAGTGTCCGAGGGCCACTGGCCGGAGCCCACATTGTAA